Part of the Brassica oleracea var. oleracea cultivar TO1000 chromosome C8, BOL, whole genome shotgun sequence genome is shown below.
GGAGCGGTTGATGTGTGCGCAGGCTCAGGAATGCGTGTTTGAGAATACTATTGCTAAAGGAAGCACTCCTGGTGTTTCTGCTAAGATTGCTAGTCAGGTTCGTGTAGAGCATCCATCTCTTTTGGTGAAGCATCTGTTGTTGGTAGGCATGCTCGGTTAGTTCGGTTTATTCGGTTCGGGTTAGTTCGGTTCAACATAAGTTTTTACCGAATTAACCCGAAAGTTCGGTTCGGTATTCAGTTACAATAGTTGAGAATCCTACCGAAGTTTTTTATTTTGGTTAAATTTTGTTAAAGTTTCGGATAACTTCGGCTAAATTGGTTAATTTGTTTAGTCCGGTTCGGGTTTTTTGTATGGTTTGATATTATTATTTTTTAATAAGGAAACCAAATTAATCGATTGCCGAACAGAAAACCGAGAAAACCTACCGAATCGAACCGAATTTTTGGTTAGAAGTTCGGTTCAAAATCCCAGGCCTTGTTGTTTGGTGTGATACTGTAGATTGAATTTGCGCTTCTTGTTTACTTGTGTTCAGGCTGGCATATACTACGAGGAAGCTTTGGCTGCTTTAGTCGTTTCACCGTTGAAGGATCATTTTGAGAAAGGCTGGATATCTCATGTGCAGATGAAAGCATCACTGTTTTATAGTGAAGCTTGTTACAGGTATGGAATGGAGTTGCACGAGAAAGAGGAGATTGCGGAAGAGATAGCTCGGCTGAAGAGCGGAGCTAGCCGTTTGGCAGACGCTAAGAAGTCTTCAAGGGGAGCTCCTGCGCAGCTAGTAGAAGCGATGAACAAATTAGAGGCGAGCATTAATTGCAATTTGGATAGAGCTGTGAAGGAAAATGATAGAGTGTACCTCATGAGAGTTCCTTCTCCTGCTTCTTTGCCTCCGCTTCCTACCTTCTCAATGGTTAAGCCGATGAACATGACTGAGATATTGGATGCAAGTAAGGAGAAGATGTTTGCCATCCTTGTTCCGGACAGCAGTGCGAAGGCTCTCTCTAGATACACTGAGATGGTTGATGATGTAATTAGGACTCAGGCGGAGAGATTACAGCAAGCAAGCGAGCTAACTCGAGTTAGGCTCAAGGAGATGGACCTTCCAGATTCTATTCTTGCTGTGGATGGTAACTCAACTCTTCCTGCTGATCTTAAAGACGATGTAGAGGCTGTTCAGATCAGTGGCGGTCCAGCTGGCTTGGAAGGTGAACTTCAGCAGCTTAGAGATTTGAAAAGGGTTAATCAGGAACTGTTGGTGCAAACCGAAGAGCTTTTGCAGAAAGAAGCAACTGAAGACGCTCAATTCAGAAGCCAATTTGGGACTAGGTGGACTAGGCCTCAGTCTAGCACGTTGACAAAGAATTTGCAGGATAGATTAAATCGGTTTGCAGCCAATTTGAAACAGGCTGGAGAAAGTGATGTGAAGATTGAGCGATCGGTGAGAGAGAACTCTGCCCTCATGTCCATTCTTGATCAACGGCCGGTATGTATTTCCAATTTTTTGTACAAGCTAGTTTATTTCTCTTGTTGAGGCTCAAAATGCTGCCAGAAGTTGTCTCTTAGTGTCTCTCGGTGTTATTCAAACCACGCACTTGGGTCCGGTATAGCCCCCTCAAATGTGATTTTTAAATGTTTTGCTTTTCTATTTTGATCATCAGATAGAAGCTGCCGTCCCAACTCTAGCTAGGCCAATGATGTCGCTGGATGCAACAGAGGATGCTATAGTGGGAAATCTGAAGCAGAGTCTGGTATTCCCTATTTCTTTCGGAAGCTGCAGTATATACTTTCACGAATCAGTATTTTAACAATTTTATTTCCTTTTGCACAGAGGCAACTGGAAAATTTAGGTGCTCAGCGAGCTGGTCTTGAAGACATGCTCAAAGAGATGAAGAGAAATGTGAACATTTTAAAAGATTTTTCTTCATTTTCTTTCTTGGTTATTCTTTGATACTGGAGTCAAAGACTTATTAGACTTTTACATGATACTTTGTTTTAGGATGACATACTGCCAAAGCTGATGACGTCAACCGGCTCCTATGAAGATATGTTCAGGAAAGAGATGTCAAAGTATGATCACATCTGTCAAGATATTTCACAAAACATTGAAGTTCAAGAACAATTATTAATGCAAATTCAGGTACCTCTTTTGTCCATTCTTCTAGCAGCACTTCACTTTTCACTATGGTTTTGGTCCTTTTTGTGATAACCAAAGAACGTATGGTGATGGCATTCACTGTCGAAGAATATTTAGTGTGCTAGCTTTTACTGGGACTGAAATGGTCATGTTTTACTGCTAGTAGAAACTGACTACTCATAATGGGTTTCTTTCCTTGGTTATAGGCTCAAAATGAAGAGTTCTCAACTCTTTTCAATCTTGAAGATTATAAAGGTGAGCAAACAGCTTCTGTCTTGCATGAACTCTATAAATGTTCTAATAAGTATATGATGATACAAAGAGTTTGTGATTAAAACATTCTACATGGTGGCTGATGTGCCATCCAGGTATCCATGATAAAAACCGGTTTACATTCTGTATGTCAGTTATTTAGCTCCCACGTAATTGTTTTATGTGATTCCTTGTTGTTCAGCATCCAGAGAGAAGTGCTACAAGCAGATTCAAGCGGCTATATCCAAGTACCGAGAGATCAAGGAGAACGTCAACGAGGGCTTGAAGTTCTATGTCACTCTTCAAGTGAGTTTCTTTTCTTAATATAGTTGCAAGCTCTTCACTGTCAAAGCGTCTACATTATTCCACTTGTCTTGGATGCTCTTAAAATTTGATTGTTACACTCCATTGGAGATGCAAAATAGCTTTCCTGCAATCTGAGACACAGTCTTTGTTGGCTTAACAGGATGCAATCACGAATGTGAAGCAGCAGTGCAGTGATTTTGTGATGACAAGGAGCATTCAGTGCCGAGAAATGATTGAAGATGTGCAACGACAGATGTCTGGTCTGAGTTTTCAGGATCATAGAAGCTCCGGTCCATACCCATCTGTGCATCAGCGAACGGCTTCAAGTTCGCCGCCTCCACCAGAAACTCAGAACGCATCTCATCCTCACCCACACCCACAAATAGAAGCTCCGGTCCATACCCATCTGTGCATCAGCGAACGGCTTCAAGTTCGCCGCCTCCACCAGAAACTCAGAACGCATCTCATCCTCACCCACACCCACAAGCACCTTACTATATGCCGGCAGAGCAACAACCACGACCTGGCTACACTATCCCACCCTATGGTCCTCCACCACCATACCACACGCCTCATAGCCAGGAGCCACCACAACCATACCCTCCCCAGGCCCCGCAACAGCCTTATCCATCGTGGCAACAAGGCCCGTACTATGATCCTCAGGGACAGCAGCCTCGGCCTCCTTATACTGCTCAGAACCCGTACCCGCCTCCTCACCAAGGCGGTGGATACTACAGGCAGTGAACTGTACCTTGGAAGCAATAAACTT
Proteins encoded:
- the LOC106311899 gene encoding ALG-2 interacting protein X-like isoform X2, with translation MASSALSNLMLAIHEKKTSSLDLYRPLRNYVTFTYSEREAQLIEDDLETLKQLRSDVERVPDPSPSARRDLLVSYYKALCLVETRFPISPDQHHVNAVSFLWYDAFKQKHKASQQNIHLEKAAVLFNLGASYSQIALGCDRTTVEGRRQASHAFIAAAGAFAWARDNEATKAMIGQSSTTVDVRVECVGMLERLMCAQAQECVFENTIAKGSTPGVSAKIASQAGIYYEEALAALVVSPLKDHFEKGWISHVQMKASLFYSEACYRYGMELHEKEEIAEEIARLKSGASRLADAKKSSRGAPAQLVEAMNKLEASINCNLDRAVKENDRVYLMRVPSPASLPPLPTFSMVKPMNMTEILDASKEKMFAILVPDSSAKALSRYTEMVDDVIRTQAERLQQASELTRVRLKEMDLPDSILAVDGNSTLPADLKDDVEAVQISGGPAGLEGELQQLRDLKRVNQELLVQTEELLQKEATEDAQFRSQFGTRWTRPQSSTLTKNLQDRLNRFAANLKQAGESDVKIERSVRENSALMSILDQRPIEAAVPTLARPMMSLDATEDAIVGNLKQSLRQLENLGAQRAGLEDMLKEMKRNDDILPKLMTSTGSYEDMFRKEMSKYDHICQDISQNIEVQEQLLMQIQAQNEEFSTLFNLEDYKASREKCYKQIQAAISKYREIKENVNEGLKFYVTLQDAITNVKQQCSDFVMTRSIQCREMIEDVQRQMSGLSFQDHRSSGPYPSVHQRTASSSPPPPETQNASHPHPHPQAPYYMPAEQQPRPGYTIPPYGPPPPYHTPHSQEPPQPYPPQAPQQPYPSWQQGPYYDPQGQQPRPPYTAQNPYPPPHQGGGYYRQ
- the LOC106311899 gene encoding ALG-2 interacting protein X-like isoform X1, translated to MASSALSNLMLAIHEKKTSSLDLYRPLRNYVTFTYSEREAQLIEDDLETLKQLRSDVERVPDPSPSARRDLLVSYYKALCLVETRFPISPDQHHVNAVSFLWYDAFKQKHKASQQNIHLEKAAVLFNLGASYSQIALGCDRTTVEGRRQASHAFIAAAGAFAWARDNEATKAMIGQSSTTVDVRVECVGMLERLMCAQAQECVFENTIAKGSTPGVSAKIASQAGIYYEEALAALVVSPLKDHFEKGWISHVQMKASLFYSEACYRYGMELHEKEEIAEEIARLKSGASRLADAKKSSRGAPAQLVEAMNKLEASINCNLDRAVKENDRVYLMRVPSPASLPPLPTFSMVKPMNMTEILDASKEKMFAILVPDSSAKALSRYTEMVDDVIRTQAERLQQASELTRVRLKEMDLPDSILAVDGNSTLPADLKDDVEAVQISGGPAGLEGELQQLRDLKRVNQELLVQTEELLQKEATEDAQFRSQFGTRWTRPQSSTLTKNLQDRLNRFAANLKQAGESDVKIERSVRENSALMSILDQRPIEAAVPTLARPMMSLDATEDAIVGNLKQSLRQLENLGAQRAGLEDMLKEMKRNDDILPKLMTSTGSYEDMFRKEMSKYDHICQDISQNIEVQEQLLMQIQAQNEEFSTLFNLEDYKASREKCYKQIQAAISKYREIKENVNEGLKFYVTLQDAITNVKQQCSDFVMTRSIQCREMIEDVQRQMSGLSFQDHRSSGPYPSVHQRTASSSPPPPETQNASHPHPHPQAPYYMPAEQQPRPGYTIPPYGPPPPYHTPHSQEPPQPYPPQAPQQPYPSWQQGPYYDPQGQQPRPPYTAQNPYPPPHQGGGYYRQ
- the LOC106311899 gene encoding ALG-2 interacting protein X-like isoform X3 encodes the protein MASSALSNLMLAIHEKKTSSLDLYRPLRNYVTFTYSEREAQLIEDDLETLKQLRSDVERVPDPSPSARRDLLVSYYKALCLVETRFPISPDQHHVNAVSFLWYDAFKQKHKASQQNIHLEKAAVLFNLGASYSQIALGCDRTTVEGRRQASHAFIAAAGAFAWARDNEATKAMIGQSSTTVDVRVECVGMLERLMCAQAQECVFENTIAKGSTPGVSAKIASQAGIYYEEALAALVVSPLKDHFEKGWISHVQMKASLFYSEACYRYGMELHEKEEIAEEIARLKSGASRLADAKKSSRGAPAQLVEAMNKLEASINCNLDRAVKENDRVYLMRVPSPASLPPLPTFSMVKPMNMTEILDASKEKMFAILVPDSSAKALSRYTEMVDDVIRTQAERLQQASELTRVRLKEMDLPDSILAVDGNSTLPADLKDDVEAVQISGGPAGLEGELQQLRDLKRVNQELLVQTEELLQKEATEDAQFRSQFGTRWTRPQSSTLTKNLQDRLNRFAANLKQAGESDVKIERSVRENSALMSILDQRPIEAAVPTLARPMMSLDATEDAIVGNLKQSLRQLENLGAQRAGLEDMLKEMKRNDDILPKLMTSTGSYEDMFRKEMSKYDHICQDISQNIEVQEQLLMQIQAQNEEFSTLFNLEDYKASREKCYKQIQAAISKYREIKENVNEGLKFYVTLQDAITNVKQQCSDFVMTRSIQCREMIEDVQRQMSGLSFQDHRSSGPYPSVHQRTASSSPPPPETQNASHPHPHPQAPYYMPAEQQPRPGYTIPPYGPPPPYHTPHSQEPPQPYPPQAPQQPYPSWQQGPYYDPQGQQPRPPYTAQNPYPPPHQGGGYYRQ